In a single window of the Gopherus flavomarginatus isolate rGopFla2 chromosome 12 unlocalized genomic scaffold, rGopFla2.mat.asm SUPER_12_unloc_5, whole genome shotgun sequence genome:
- the LOC127040986 gene encoding C-type lectin domain family 2 member D-like, which translates to MGQSKVCSPKALVGLSLSGPGSDHTLRKCAYRRVLVPAAVTVVTLIIIIAVLAELLRVEKSKAPLAAPDPPAVPCCPDGWIGYRGKCYYFSETDGNWTYSQSQCSALNASLAGIDSEQEKDFLLRYKGFLDRWIGLQRKLGQPWRWPNGTEFDNRFQIRGGGDCVFLIDEDWFGSSRCRTWRHWICSKPDTHTMGKGYAVESEP; encoded by the exons ATGGGGCAGAGTAAAG TCTGCTCCCCAAAAGCACTCGTGGGTTTGTCTCTttcaggccctgggtctgaccacACACTCAGGAAATGTGCTTACCGTCGAGTCTTAGTCCCAGCCGCAGTCACAGTTGTTACGTTGATCATCATTATCGCTGTTCTAGCAGAACTTTTAAGAG TGGAAAAATCCAAAGCACCTCTTGCTGCTCCAGACCCCCCTGCAGTGCCCTGCTGCCCGGACGGCTGGATCGGGTACCGAGGGAAATGCTACTATTTCTCAGAGACTGACGGGAACTGGACCTACAGCCAGAGCCAGTGCTCTGCACTCAATGCCTCCCTGGCTGGGATCGACAGTGAGCAGGAAAAG GATTTCCTGCTGCGCTATAAGGGCTTCCTCGACCGTTGGATCGGCCTCCAGAGGAAGCTAGGCCAGCCCTGGAGATGGCCCAATGGCACCGAATTCGACAATCG GTTTCAGATAAGAGGAGGCGGCGACTGTGTTTTTCTGATTGATGAGGATTGGTTCGGCAGCTCGCGTTGCAGAAcatggagacactggatctgcAGCAAACCTGATACCCATACAATGGGGAAGGGATATGCTGTGGAGTCAGAACCTTGA